ATTACCATCCCCCAAGGCTCCAAGCCTCCGCATCAATTCCACATATTCTGGCTTCTTCAAATATTCGTGTACAAATTCATGTGAGTTCTTCACGAAAACTAGGTCCAACTCATACTGCCGAAGATGGAAAAAGAACTTAGTGTGGATGGCAGGCAGCAGTTTCTTGCTCACACACTATGAGAGAACTCCAGAAAACTCCAGAAGCAGTAACTGGACTGCTGGAAACAATTACCTCTTCTGCCAAAGCTTTGAAGACATGGAAGGGAACAATCCATTCAGGGCAATCGACAGCATCCTGAAAGCATATATACTTGCAAAATCAGCTATCATTGCAAGACGCGTGCATTTTCTTAAGTGGAATACAACATACATAATAGATTGATtggtcaaaaaaggaaaagagagatgaAAGAAAGATAATTGGGCAACTAAAATGGCTTCTTGGAGTGGCTAATTCAGTGTACACAGCTCAAACAACAGCAAGAAAAAGAGTAGAAACTAGTACCTCTAGGTGAAACTTGTACTTGATCCCAAAGGGGTTTGATGATTTAAATTTCTGTACACAAAAGCACATGTGAACTTTTTCATGACTTAATATCACAATTGTAAATATGTCAACAGTGATGGAGCATTCACCTTCTCAGAGAATTCTTCATCAAAATGTATCCAGTAGACACTGTTGCCGATAGCAAGCTCATCCGCTGgaaattatattgaatttaGCAAAAGTTGAGGGTGAACATGACCGCATCATTCCTTAGTTTTACTGGGAAAGAACAGGCCTTATCGGCATGTAATTGCAATAGACCAATTAGAATAACAATACCTTCTCTAagcttttttattattacatTTGCATCTGGCATTGTTCCAATGAATATGCCTCCGGGACGAAGTAAAGCTGACACGTTGGCTAAAGCTCGACGAGCCCGTGCTTCAGTTGACCAGGAGTAATGCATAGCAAACTgcaatatttgaattattaaaagttCAGTGATTGGCAAAGTCACATAAAGGCAAATGCACACCACATAAGGCCCATGCACTGTAAAGTTTGATAGATGAGGATTTTATTGTCATGTGGCAACCGTGACCAAAAAAAGCAGTCTTGGATTGTATGAGAAAGGCACAAACATAGTCAGCATAATATAAAATAACCAAATTTTACTCAAGGATCAGTTGTAATCTCCAGCAAACGGCAGGCGTCCCATGTTTCAGAGGCCACGAGGAACACTCAAACCAAACACGATATTGTGTGTGTGAGTTTGTAAGAAAAATAAGACCTTAAATTAGACACACTTACCTGGCAACTGCAAATGTCAAAAGGTGCATCAGCAGCCAAAACTTTGTCCAGTTGAACCTATTATAGGCAGCGAAAAAAGAGAGCTCTTATCAGTCCTCTAAGATTCTTGCAAGAATTGCATAATTCAATGACAATTCATTGCAATTCAATTCTATTCATAATGCCATCGAGATTTACCGATTTAGTTCAGTTTTTGACAAAATCTCGAATTGATGATATATGGAAAGTCTAATATCTTAACGAgacttaaaagttaaaaaattagtgaGATGTGATGCTGAGTTGGATTAAATAATGTGATGGACCAAAGAACTTAATCAAGGTCGAAAGATCATGCTGCATGCATTAACCTCTTTAAACACGATGGGAAACTACATCCCCCTTCTCGAAATGAGAGTTCTGCTAAGGTTGGCAAACCAAAGGAGAAAGGAGCTTCATGAAAACTTCCCAGCTTCTTATTGTTTGCAGTGAAGGACCACCTAACTATGACCTTCCTCTGACAACTATGctcacatttacctcaaaacaATCTCCACATATGAGACGTGCCGGAAATGTGAACTTCTTACGTCGCTGATGGTGGTCTGCATCACCATTATAACGGGTGCGGCAATCTTCTATCTGAAGATGTTTTACATGCAGTAAATTCTCTCACTATAATCATATCAGCTATGTACAAAAAGATTAAGAGAGCAAATTATATAAGGAGAGAGTAAAATACAACAGCTCAGAGAGATTGATCCTTACCGAGCCTTCAGCTATGTCTATCCCAACGTAATACCCAATTTTTGCTTTGTCCCATTTAATGAGATCGCCGCCctagtaaaaaggaaaaaaaaattctggaaaGATATCCAAGCaactaaaaaggaaataaactaatttctgaaaatgaaCATAGACATATGAGAGCTGATAATCACCTTGCCACACGCAAGATCAAGAACTGCATCCCCACGTCGGGCATAGAGCTGAATTAATACACTTTTAATCTGCATGGCATAAGAGTTAAGACATTAGAGAGGGCTACGGTCATCTGCCATCTTCAAGAGCTAATGCATCTAGAAAACCAGAGTGCGTACCCAATTATTAAGTTTCTTCAAGTGAATAATGGGACTAGCTTCCCTCTCTTCAAGGGTCTGGTTCGTCCTCGCACTGTAATGGTCAGCGACTTTCCGGGCGAAAATCTTGGTGGTTTCATCTTCTAAGAACTGGGCATCACCTACAGTGACAACCCAAAGCAATCTATATGTCAGCATAGCAATGCCAGAGGAAACTGAAGTGCTAGATTCAGCAACCGAAACTCTTGCCACAGGTTCATTTTTCCATATACCCGCCAATACGAAAAAGCAAAACCTTCACAGATTCCCGGTACCAAAAGGGGCAAGCGACAATACAAACCACTCATTCCAGCTCCATCATCAATCACCAAACGGAGAAAAGCCGCAGCCACGGTGCTCAAAACCAAATGGGTCTCGATCGAAGAACTAGATCTTGCCCTCCAGAAGCACCCAACCCCCAATTCCGCGAATCCCAGGagcgcaaaaagaaaaagcgcGACGAAACACAGGAAAAATCCAAAGCCAGGCAGCAGCAAAGGAACTACCTTCAGGGTTGTACTTGAGTCTGGACTGAGGCGGGCCGAGAGACGTGGATGGGGACGGTTCTGGGTATCCTCTTTTCATCGCCCACGACAGCGCAGCGGCGAAAAGGATCGAGCTTGGGGTTTCTTCCTGGTTCGACTTTTCCGCAGGCGAAGGGGCACGGCCGGAGGAGCAAGAACAGGAGAAGGACGGCGGGGCGAGTTGGGTTCCTAGGGAGAGCGGAagggacgacgacgacggcggcggcggcggcggcggcgatggcgatggcgatggcgaatTGCCCGGTGCCGGACGAGGAGACGGTGCTGCGAGAGGGGGAAAAGCGAAGACGAATTGCCGGATGCGGTTCGACCCGGGGGGTGATTAAAGCGCCGCATTGCAATGGTCGGTGGgggcttttttattttttattttttaatttttgtaactGTTGCTCCTTTAACTCAGGATTCTCGATGTCCCGATTCAACAACTTTCATCCATCCGATTAACTCCACTTTTCGCATCCGGTCCAAAGCATCTCATAAGAGGTACGGAGCATTCATAAATTTGGGGCAGAGTACGTCTTAAAATTACTCCGGTTGAACCATAGGACGTAAAAAAGGGTGGGATAAGAATACTTTTTCTCCAATTAATAGGGATAAGGTGTGCAAGCATATTAAAATACGGAATATATTCAGGTTTAAGTTAAGTTATCGGATTATTACTGAAAATCCATATCGGAAGTTTGCTTTTGTTGATTAGACACATGTTTTGCACAATGTttaaaatcgacacttctaacTAGTACATCCTGTTTGTAGATactataattttttcaatatgtTGCGTTTTTCTATAAGAGTCGAATTCGATTCTTCTAATAAAACCATTTCAATCATattctcatttaattgatttttcaacattatgtataaataaaatttatttagaaccccccccttttttttcaatAAGTATTTTGGATGCCTTGGGATTGGTCATGATCATGACTTCATCTCTTGCAGCCTGTACATTTGTTTGTCCAATCTTGCATTGCATTTGAAGCTAAATTGCATCATGCTGATTTACAATAATCAGGGGATGGATAACGTAGAAATATGGatctcattgaatttttttcaataattagtTATGAACACATTTAAAATGGACGATCCTAAGATAACATGATTTTACATTGACTCATTTCTCGTATTTATTCACAAGATAACATTTTGCATTTTGGTTCTCTTGAATGTAAGTACACATTTAGCTCATGAGATGTATGAGAAATTAAATGCTTTGATCATGAGGAGCATAACACAAGAATGAAacttcgcttttttttttttttttgggtggattCGATGGTACTAATCGTTTACTTATCTGGTTAGTCGTTAATGTTTATACTCACTTGGGATTTGGGCTGGGCTGGATAAGCAATTGCACACCCTTAGAGGGCCCAAAGCTTAGCTAGAGTAGGCCCATATTACATCTTGATTGGATGCTTTAGACATTCTCCTGAATTGCCATCATCTTGGTTCTCTTATCTTTTTCCAGCGCAGACCTCATCATAGGTGAAGTATACAATTTGTAATGATGCTAAGATTACACTTCAATGAATACAGAAGCAAGGATTGTCGGCACATCAATTTTAAGCATGCAAATTTGAGAATGATTCAAAACAATCGTTAAAATGTTATTTGATATCTGAGATTTACACATGATATGATATCTCGACTCATGAGCATCGTATTAACCAATTGGATGCTAGGATATTTAACCGGCTTTCCTTTCAAGCACCTGCTCCCTTGTATGCTGATGCATGAACTTTATTGCCAATCTCTAACCTGGGGCATAACTGAGTTGAAAAGAGTTAGTTTGTTTTCTCAATTGGCCACTAGTAAGAAGCTCGTATCTTTTCAACAGCAAAAGTGTAGATGTTCGTTTTATGAATGGTTTGGTTGATGAACATAATCACAATCTACTTTACCAGGTGTCCTATAGGAAGGACACCGCCGTTTGTAGATGCATTAGGATGTTTCTAGTAAAACGAATTTAGACAACGATGAACGTGATGATCATTAGTAACGTCTCAACTAACCTCAGTAATTAATTTTGCGCATTGTGCCGGCCTCCAAAGTAGCTGGAGAGTTGTCATACATGATATAACCGAAAGGCACTGAGACGATGTCTGTACACACGCACACAGCGGAGCAGTAAATGCATGACCTACCACCGCGTCAAAAGTGGAGGCCATTTATAAAACTTCCCCTCATATTTTTAGTTGCTTCACCCTCTATATATCATCGACAGTCTTGATGAACATGGCAGTGTGAGAAGCTCCACAGGTGAAGGGTCCGATACGGTTTCTTCATTCCAGAATCTCATTTGACTTGTGAGACAAACACACAAGTCTAGCTAGATGGCTTTGAGTAAAGAGCATCGTCTTGCCCTTCTTCTTAACCACATCGTTGTTTTCTATGTCACGCTAGCACTGGTCTTCAGTGGGGGCGTTTGTGCTCGGATCCTGACGATGCAAAGGCCCTCAAGTGGCAGCTCGGTCTCGGCTGTCTTTGCGTTCGGAGACTCGACGGTCGATACGGGTAACAATGACTACATAAACACTCCCACCAAGGGCAACGTGCCGCCTTATGGGAAAGACTTCGTGAACCACATCCCAACAGGAAGGTTCAGCAATGGGAGGTTGATTCCTGATCTTATAGGTGAGGTTTTTCTTTCAATCTGAACGGCTAAGATTGAAGAATGGTCACTTCAATTTGTGTGTTGTTTGTGGGAATATACTCTTGTTACAGCTGCGCACTACGGGGTTAAAGAACTTTTGCCGCCATACTTAGACCCGGCGCTTAGCACGGAGGATCTGACAACCGGAGTTTGTTTCGGCTCCGCGGGCTCTGGATACGACCCTCTTACTGGTCAAAGGATACAGGCAATTCTTCCACTTCAGTCGGTAGTCATTACCAATCGCGCTTGGCTACAAAGAGCACTGAACCTTAGTCTCCACTAATCGCAATCGTTGTTTCTTTTGTGGTCCTCCTCTGTTCATGAATGTGCAGAATGTGCTATCAATGGAGAAGCAATTGCAGTACTTCAAAGAGTACACGAAAAGGCTTGAGATGGCAATCGGAAAGAACCGAACCAGAAACATCATCAATGGGGCCTTGTTTGTGATTAGCAGCGGCACCAACGACTTCATCATCAATTACTACGGTCTTCCTTTCAGACGGCAAAGCTTCACTCCCCAAATGTACCGGCAGTTCATATTGGCTCATGTAAAAAATTTCACTCAGGTTGATTACTCAAAATCTTTTGGCTCTATACAAAATGCAGATACGATCCTAAGGGTTTTGATGCTCACTTTTCGCTCTACATCACAACGTTCTTAGAGACAATCTTGCTTGGATAGTTAATTGCGGTTGTTGTCGATAGTTTAAATAACTGTCTAAGGAGGTACTTTGCACGCCTCGAAGTCGAAAATTCTGTTCACTCTATTCGTAATATTATTGTTTCGGAGTAGGGTAACTTTAGCCTGATTAGACTCGTGATCGGATGATGCTGTCAATGTAGACTTTGTTGAATCAAGGGGCTCGAAGAATTGCAGTAGTCGGACTGGCGCCAATGGGTTGCTTACCTGTAGTCATCAACATTAATTCAGGTAACCCTTTTCGAGATCGCGGCTGCATCGAGAAATTCTCCTCGGTCGCTAGGAATTACAACACGATGCTTCAAAGGGAACTAGGCAAGATGGAAAAGAGCTTCCGATCTCTTGGTGTGGTCATAGGTTACATCGACATATACAATTCAGTGGTGCGAATGATCAAAGCCCCGCACAGTTTTGGTGAGTTTTCAGATTTACTTTCTAATATTATGTCCTCTCGTGTTTAATGCATGAAAAATGTGCATCTTAAAGCTGGTTAATTACATGCAtttgatgtttctttttgtcGAGTAGGTTTTGAAGACGTGGATAGCGGATGTTGCGGGACGGGCATCATCAAAGTGTCATTCTCATGCAATATGAATTCCTATGTATGTCCGAATGCGTCCAAGCATCTATTTTGGGACTCGGTGCACCCAACTGAGAGGGCTTACTCCGTCGTCTTCCATGCTCAGTTACCCAGTTTCGATGCTATTCTTAAGGGCATATAGTTCCATTCCAATCAACCTTTTCTAGGACTAAATTATATCTTTCTgcttaattaattttctttcagTATCTTGTTTTCTGGTTATTGAAGAAGTATTACTCTTTACGTGCTGGTAAATGCAATTCTCGATCTAAATAGTCATTTACAAGTTGAGGCGATTAGTTTATTGATTGAACGCAGATGACCGATAAATAGGCAAAACATGCTTATCTTTACGTAAGCAAGTTTCCGTGGATCAAATTTCCACTATGAGCAAAATTACATTATAAAACAGAAGTGAAGTTAATGAATCATGGTAACCAGACTCTAAAAAACATTGTATTTTGCACCTCAGACTTTGCACCGCCCAATCTCTTTTGGCCTGCTACAAAGTTTTGTTTCCCCATTATACTCGATGCCCATGGATGGGATGGTTTTCGTGCATCCATTGTTAGTCGCGTTGACAACTTTGTCGATTAACGGATGATGCATTTTCGAGTGATGTCTCTTCAAAACTTCCGCAATCAACTCTGTCGATCACTTAATGTCTCTCACATGCTTTGGCCACAAGTTGCTCATCAAGTTTTCTTGcgatttgtatttttttttctccctcctcATGCATAAAATTTCTGGCAATTGACATTATTCTCTGAGCATGTTAAGGCTCAGCAAACTCATGCAACATTGTTGTAATTAGTCCGACTCTGACCTCCTTCAACTGAGCTCAGACTCAGTCCGAGTCAGAGCTACTGGTGCTATGTCAGTAACAACATTAGCATTGTTAATCTGGTTGAGAAGGAGCGTGCTGAAATGTCAGCGAATGCTGCATTGTTATAGCAAAGTCCGAAGAACTTGGTCACTGTTACAATCTGATCTGCTCATATTAGTTGCCACTGTCGTGGCCCAGTATTTCCAAACTAAATGAGAATGAGATATGCATCTTAAGAAGTCAAAAGTTGGAATTAGAACAATTTGCTGTGGTAACCAATTTCATTTAcaagagttttccttttttcttttcccttgctCATTGGTTTTACAATTTCCCAAGGCAAGATACAGCATCTGCTTGATTAAATTTGTAAGTACAAAATTTAAATCTGGTTGCTTGGATCACCTCGTGACCTGAGTAAACTTTTGAACCACTCAACTGATGATTTGGGAATCCTCGTGAGGTTATTTTTATAATCAATATAGTAGAGTCCGAACCGAACTGTGTATCCCAAGTTCCACTCCCAATTGTCGAGCAAAGACCATACAAAATAGCCGCGCACATTGCAGTTATCTTGCCTGTAATTAAGTCATGCTCCATGAGCTACTACCATGGCCTCAATTCTCATGCTTCCATATATCGGCAATATGTAGAAAAAACATGGATTCCTATTTTACCTTATAGAAGCAGATAGGTTTGA
The window above is part of the Eucalyptus grandis isolate ANBG69807.140 chromosome 6, ASM1654582v1, whole genome shotgun sequence genome. Proteins encoded here:
- the LOC104450187 gene encoding GDSL esterase/lipase At5g45960, yielding MALSKEHRLALLLNHIVVFYVTLALVFSGGVCARILTMQRPSSGSSVSAVFAFGDSTVDTGNNDYINTPTKGNVPPYGKDFVNHIPTGRFSNGRLIPDLIAAHYGVKELLPPYLDPALSTEDLTTGVCFGSAGSGYDPLTGQRIQNVLSMEKQLQYFKEYTKRLEMAIGKNRTRNIINGALFVISSGTNDFIINYYGLPFRRQSFTPQMYRQFILAHVKNFTQTLLNQGARRIAVVGLAPMGCLPVVININSGNPFRDRGCIEKFSSVARNYNTMLQRELGKMEKSFRSLGVVIGYIDIYNSVVRMIKAPHSFGFEDVDSGCCGTGIIKVSFSCNMNSYVCPNASKHLFWDSVHPTERAYSVVFHAQLPSFDAILKGI
- the LOC104450185 gene encoding mRNA cap guanine-N7 methyltransferase 1 → MKRGYPEPSPSTSLGPPQSRLKYNPEGDAQFLEDETTKIFARKVADHYSARTNQTLEEREASPIIHLKKLNNWIKSVLIQLYARRGDAVLDLACGKGGDLIKWDKAKIGYYVGIDIAEGSIEDCRTRYNGDADHHQRRKKFTFPARLICGDCFEVQLDKVLAADAPFDICSCQFAMHYSWSTEARARRALANVSALLRPGGIFIGTMPDANVIIKKLREADELAIGNSVYWIHFDEEFSEKKFKSSNPFGIKYKFHLEDAVDCPEWIVPFHVFKALAEEYELDLVFVKNSHEFVHEYLKKPEYVELMRRLGALGDGNQDQSTLSPDEWEVAYLYLSFVLRKRGQPDRSQVNGGRDKGKMHLEKEDILYINNDF